The Nicotiana tabacum cultivar K326 chromosome 14, ASM71507v2, whole genome shotgun sequence genome contains a region encoding:
- the LOC107767719 gene encoding S-adenosylmethionine decarboxylase proenzyme 4-like codes for MAVSGFEGFEKRLELHFSGDDPVIGMGGLRQLDFESIEEVLNAVQCTVVSAVGNQYFDSYVLSESSLFVYPTKIIIKTCGTTQLLKSILPLIQFSCEMGFVISECRYTRGNFIFPKAQPFPHTNFKDEIFYLQEQLPIHLCYKKASVMPSKFISHSWHVFTACDKFYDPFEISIIPNELFTIEICMTELDRVLARKFFKHPTMAANEMTEITGISDINPNALICDFMFDPCGYSMNGIDGDRYSTIHVTPEDGFSYASYECVGSIYDDPNDIMNILKKVVQVFRPGTMSISTTSTSNEVWTRIVKAVEPLGMKCRSCTMDDFPAVGSVVFQTFTSCRK; via the coding sequence ATGGCTGTTTCTGgatttgaaggatttgaaaaaAGACTGGAGTTACACTTCTCCGGTGACGATCCGGTGATCGGAATGGGCGGTCTCCGGCAGCTGGACTTTGAGTCAATAGAGGAAGTATTAAATGCAGTTCAATGCACTGTAGTGTCAGCTGTTGGAAACCAATATTTTGATTCTTACGTACTATCAGAATCAAGCCTTTTTGTTTACCCTACCAAGATTATTATCAAAACATGTGGCACCACACAACTACTAAAATCTATTCTTCCTTTAATCCAATTCTCATGTGAAATGGGATTTGTCATAAGTGAGTGTAGGTATACAAGAGGCAATTTTATCTTCCCAAAAGCTCAACCTTTCCCTCACACAAATTTCAAAGATGAAATCTTTTATTTACAAGAACAATTACCTATTCATCTTTGCTACAAAAAAGCCTCTGTTATGCCTTCAAAATTCATTTCTCATTCTTGGCATGTTTTCACTGCTTGTGACAAATTTTATGACCCTTTTGAAATTAGCATTATCCCAAATGAACTTTTCACTATAGAAATTTGCATGACAGAACTTGACCGAGTACTTGCTAGGAAATTCTTTAAACATCCAACTATGGCTGCAAATGAGATGACTGAGATAACGGGTATTAGTGATATTAATCCTAATgctttgatttgtgattttatgTTTGATCCTTGTGGTTATTCAATGAATGGAATTGATGGTGATCGTTATTCTACTATTCATGTTACACCTGAAGATGGTTTTAGTTAtgcgagttatgagtgtgttggaTCAATTTATGATGATCCGAATGATATTATGAatattttgaagaaagttgtgcAAGTTTTCCGACCGGGGACTATGTCGATTTCGACTACGTCGACAAGCAACGAGGTTTGGACGAGGATTGTTAAAGCTGTGGAGCCACTAGGAATGAAATGCCGGAGCTGCACAATGGATGATTTTCCGGCTGTCGGAAGTGTGGTGTTTCAGACTTTTACGTCTTGTCGGAAGTAG